From a single Candidatus Dependentiae bacterium genomic region:
- a CDS encoding penicillin-binding protein 2 → MLKNDYKPRILIVFFVFVIFYLIIVLRLYILQIHDNNFFENLANQQYLVELKINPDRGKIYDRTGVNPLTINVLVNSAFVLPRQFQEKEVILNFLEKNYNDVYKKIKSNDKLKFAWLERQLTEERINYFKSKNLKDVLFMPEQSRFYPYNSAAQIVGFTDIDNIGLAGIELYFNKYLQGTPTTVELKKDARSDSFYFDKRIIEEGVKGQKVVLTIDSKLQFLVEQELEKTLNEFNAAEGSVLVINPDNGEILSMVNLPSFDPNQKSIENLEYTKNKIITENYELGSVMKTFAALAALQEGVVTPDEMIDCEGKVAFIDNFRVENWKSVDVISFSDVIKYSSNVGVAKIAQRLGPKLYTHLKRLGFGEKTGIEFPGERTGFVNPPSNWSRSSLIVMSFGYEIMATLLQLGKAFSIIANGGYDIDPVLVKFPSRNKNYFEKKIYKTEAIEQLKVILESIGSVYSKNLEGFRVMGKTGTARAIEDGRYSDKKHNYSFAGIIEKDKYKRVIITFVKDPKSVGLWASQICAPLFNRVAEKMIIQDLTSGEIS, encoded by the coding sequence AAAATAAATCCCGATAGGGGCAAGATTTACGATAGAACCGGGGTAAATCCTTTAACAATAAATGTTTTAGTAAATTCTGCATTTGTTTTACCAAGGCAATTCCAAGAAAAAGAAGTAATATTAAATTTTTTGGAAAAAAATTACAATGACGTTTATAAAAAAATTAAATCAAATGATAAATTAAAATTTGCATGGCTAGAGCGGCAACTTACGGAAGAAAGAATTAATTATTTTAAAAGCAAAAATTTAAAAGATGTTCTTTTTATGCCTGAACAGTCAAGGTTCTATCCATATAACAGTGCAGCTCAAATTGTTGGTTTTACAGATATAGATAATATTGGTCTTGCCGGTATTGAACTTTATTTTAATAAATATTTACAAGGAACCCCTACAACCGTTGAATTGAAAAAAGATGCAAGATCCGATTCTTTTTATTTTGATAAAAGAATTATAGAAGAGGGTGTAAAAGGACAAAAGGTTGTTTTGACCATAGATTCAAAATTACAATTCTTAGTTGAACAGGAACTTGAAAAGACTCTAAATGAATTTAATGCAGCTGAGGGATCTGTTTTAGTTATAAATCCGGATAATGGTGAAATTTTATCGATGGTAAATTTACCATCATTTGATCCAAACCAAAAATCGATTGAAAATTTGGAATATACAAAAAATAAAATTATTACGGAAAATTATGAATTAGGTTCCGTAATGAAAACATTTGCTGCGCTTGCAGCTCTACAAGAGGGTGTTGTTACGCCTGACGAAATGATTGATTGTGAAGGTAAAGTTGCATTTATAGATAATTTTAGAGTTGAAAATTGGAAATCTGTTGATGTGATATCATTTTCTGATGTTATAAAATATTCGAGTAATGTTGGCGTTGCAAAAATAGCCCAACGTCTTGGACCCAAACTTTACACTCATCTTAAACGATTGGGTTTTGGTGAAAAAACGGGAATTGAGTTTCCGGGTGAACGTACAGGGTTTGTAAATCCGCCATCCAACTGGTCCAGATCTTCATTAATTGTTATGTCATTCGGTTACGAAATTATGGCCACATTATTGCAGCTTGGTAAAGCTTTTTCAATAATAGCTAATGGTGGATATGATATTGATCCGGTACTGGTAAAATTTCCGTCAAGAAATAAAAATTATTTTGAAAAGAAAATTTATAAAACAGAAGCAATTGAGCAGTTAAAAGTAATTTTAGAATCAATTGGATCTGTTTATTCTAAAAATCTTGAAGGTTTTAGAGTAATGGGAAAAACCGGAACGGCAAGAGCTATAGAAGATGGAAGATATTCAGATAAAAAGCATAATTATTCTTTTGCCGGTATTATAGAAAAAGATAAATATAAAAGAGTTATTATTACATTTGTTAAAGATCCAAAAAGCGTCGGGTTGTGGGCTTCACAAATTTGTGCTCCATTATTTAATCGTGTTGCAGAAAAAATGATAATTCAAGATTTAACGTCGGGTGAAATTTCTTAA